In a genomic window of Mycolicibacillus parakoreensis:
- the priA gene encoding bifunctional 1-(5-phosphoribosyl)-5-((5-phosphoribosylamino)methylideneamino)imidazole-4-carboxamide isomerase/phosphoribosylanthranilate isomerase PriA, with protein MALILLPAVDVVEGRAVRLVQGKAGSETEYGSALDAARGWQRDGAEWIHLVDLDAAFGRGSNRELLADVVGRLDVNVELSGGIRDDDSLAAALATGCARVNLGTAALENPQWCARVIAEHGERVAVGLDVQIIGDEHRLRGRGWESDGGDLWPVLERLDAEGCSRFVVTDVTKDGTLGGPNLELLRNVAECTDAPVIASGGVSSLDDLRAIATLTESGVEGAIVGKALYAGRFTLPQALTAVRE; from the coding sequence GTGGCGCTCATACTTCTTCCCGCAGTCGATGTCGTCGAGGGTCGCGCCGTGCGACTGGTGCAGGGCAAGGCCGGCAGCGAGACCGAGTACGGCTCGGCGCTCGACGCCGCCCGGGGCTGGCAACGCGACGGCGCCGAGTGGATCCACCTGGTCGACCTGGATGCGGCGTTCGGGCGCGGCAGCAACCGGGAACTGCTCGCCGACGTGGTCGGGCGCCTCGACGTCAACGTCGAGCTCTCCGGCGGCATCCGCGACGACGACTCGTTGGCGGCGGCGCTGGCCACCGGCTGCGCGCGGGTCAACCTGGGTACCGCGGCGCTGGAGAACCCGCAGTGGTGTGCGCGGGTGATCGCCGAGCACGGCGAGAGGGTCGCGGTCGGCCTGGACGTGCAGATCATCGGTGACGAGCACCGGCTGCGCGGGCGGGGCTGGGAGAGCGACGGCGGTGACCTGTGGCCGGTGCTCGAACGTCTCGATGCCGAGGGCTGCTCCCGGTTCGTGGTCACCGATGTCACCAAGGACGGCACGCTGGGCGGACCGAACCTGGAGTTGCTGCGCAACGTCGCCGAGTGCACCGACGCCCCGGTGATCGCCTCCGGCGGGGTGTCGAGCCTCGACGACCTGCGCGCGATCGCCACCCTCACCGAGTCCGGCGTGGAAGGCGCCATCGTCGGCAAGGCGCTCTACGCCGGTCGGTTCACGCTGCCGCAGGCCCTGACCGCGGTGCGGGAGTAG
- the hisH gene encoding imidazole glycerol phosphate synthase subunit HisH, whose translation MSPRVVVLDYGSGNLRSAQRALQRVGATVEVTADADAARAADGLVVPGVGAFASCMAGLRGIGGHTLIAERVRAGHPVLGVCVGMQILFARGVEFGVQTTGCGQWAGEVSRLDAPVIPHMGWNTVAAAADSLLFRGLDAATRFYFVHSYAAQRWDGSAQARLGWSTHHSRFLAAVEDGPLAATQFHPEKSGDAGAQLLRNWVAAL comes from the coding sequence ATGAGCCCGCGTGTGGTGGTGCTCGACTACGGATCGGGCAACTTGCGCTCGGCGCAGCGCGCCCTGCAACGCGTCGGTGCGACCGTGGAGGTCACCGCCGACGCCGACGCCGCCCGAGCCGCCGACGGGCTGGTGGTGCCCGGGGTGGGGGCGTTCGCTTCCTGCATGGCCGGGCTGCGCGGCATCGGCGGCCACACGCTGATCGCCGAGCGGGTCCGCGCCGGACACCCGGTGCTCGGGGTCTGTGTGGGCATGCAGATCCTGTTCGCCCGGGGAGTGGAGTTCGGCGTGCAGACCACCGGCTGCGGGCAGTGGGCCGGGGAGGTCAGCCGCCTCGACGCCCCGGTGATCCCGCACATGGGCTGGAACACCGTGGCCGCGGCCGCCGACAGTCTGCTGTTCCGCGGCCTCGACGCGGCGACCCGGTTCTACTTCGTGCACTCCTACGCCGCCCAGCGCTGGGACGGGTCGGCGCAGGCCCGGCTGGGCTGGTCGACCCATCACAGCCGGTTTCTCGCCGCGGTCGAGGACGGTCCGCTGGCGGCCACCCAGTTCCATCCGGAGAAAAGCGGCGATGCCGGTGCGCAGCTGCTGCGCAACTGGGTCGCCGCACTGTGA
- the hisB gene encoding imidazoleglycerol-phosphate dehydratase HisB — translation MTEHRRAHVQRTTKESDIVVDLDLDGSGTVQIDTGIPFFDHMLTALGSHASFDLTVRAAGDVDIEAHHTVEDTAIVLGQALGQALGDKAGIRRFGDAFIPMDETLAHAAVDVSGRAYCVHSGEPEHLLHTTIAGSAVPYHTVINRHVFETLASNARIALHVRVLYGRDPHHITEAQYKAVARALRQAVEPDPRVVGVPSTKGAL, via the coding sequence GTGACCGAGCACCGTCGCGCCCACGTGCAGCGCACCACCAAGGAGTCCGACATCGTCGTCGACCTCGACCTCGACGGCAGCGGGACGGTGCAGATCGACACCGGCATCCCGTTCTTCGATCACATGTTGACCGCGCTGGGCAGCCACGCCAGCTTCGATCTGACCGTGCGCGCCGCCGGCGACGTCGACATCGAGGCCCACCACACCGTCGAGGACACCGCGATCGTGCTCGGCCAGGCGCTCGGACAGGCCCTGGGCGACAAGGCCGGCATCCGGCGCTTCGGGGACGCGTTCATCCCGATGGATGAGACATTGGCCCACGCCGCCGTCGACGTCTCCGGGCGGGCCTACTGTGTGCACAGCGGCGAGCCCGAACACCTGCTGCACACCACGATCGCCGGCAGCGCGGTGCCCTATCACACCGTGATCAACCGACACGTGTTCGAAACCTTGGCGTCCAACGCCCGCATCGCGCTGCATGTGCGGGTGCTCTACGGGCGCGACCCGCACCACATCACCGAGGCGCAGTACAAGGCGGTGGCCCGTGCGTTGCGCCAGGCCGTCGAACCCGATCCGCGTGTCGTCGGCGTGCCGTCGACCAAAGGGGCGCTGTAG
- a CDS encoding histidinol-phosphate transaminase produces the protein MRAPITLADLPLREDLRGKSPYGAPQLAVPVRLNTNENPHPPSHALVEDVAVSVREAAADLHRYPDRDAVALRTDLAAYLVAQTGVALTVDNVWAANGSNEILQQLLQAFGGPGRSALGFVPSYSMHPIISDATQTEWREARRDTDFGIDIDVAVAAIADRHPDVVFVASPNNPSGQSIAPAQLRRLLEAAPGVVIVDEAYGEFSTRPSAAALLGEYPAKLIVTRTMSKAFAFAGGRLGYLIADPAVIEAMLLVRLPYHLSALTQAAARAALRHADDTLASVATLIAERDRVGAALRAAGFRVIPSDANFVLFGAFADAPRAWQLYLDTGILIRDVGIDGYLRATIGLAAENDALLAASAALAGTELTQPQGVQ, from the coding sequence ATGAGGGCGCCGATCACGCTCGCCGATCTGCCGCTGCGCGAGGACCTACGGGGCAAATCGCCCTACGGCGCCCCGCAGCTGGCGGTGCCGGTCCGGTTGAACACCAACGAGAATCCGCACCCGCCGAGCCACGCGCTCGTCGAGGACGTGGCGGTCTCGGTCCGCGAGGCCGCCGCCGACCTGCACCGCTACCCCGACCGGGACGCGGTGGCGTTGCGCACCGACCTGGCCGCCTACCTCGTCGCCCAGACCGGTGTGGCGCTCACCGTCGACAACGTGTGGGCAGCCAACGGCTCCAACGAGATCCTGCAACAGCTGTTGCAGGCGTTCGGCGGTCCGGGACGCAGCGCACTCGGGTTCGTGCCGTCGTACTCGATGCACCCGATCATCTCCGACGCAACCCAGACCGAGTGGCGAGAGGCCCGGCGCGACACCGACTTCGGAATCGACATCGACGTCGCCGTCGCCGCGATCGCCGACCGACACCCCGACGTGGTGTTCGTCGCCAGCCCCAACAACCCGTCGGGGCAGAGCATCGCGCCCGCGCAGTTGCGTCGGCTGCTCGAGGCGGCACCGGGAGTGGTGATCGTCGACGAGGCCTACGGCGAGTTCTCCACCCGGCCCAGCGCGGCGGCGCTGCTGGGGGAGTACCCGGCCAAACTCATCGTCACCCGCACCATGAGCAAGGCGTTCGCGTTCGCCGGCGGTCGGTTGGGGTATCTGATCGCCGACCCGGCGGTGATCGAGGCGATGCTGCTGGTGCGGTTGCCCTACCACCTGTCGGCGCTCACCCAGGCCGCCGCCCGCGCGGCGCTGCGCCACGCCGACGACACCCTGGCCAGCGTGGCCACCCTGATCGCCGAACGCGACCGCGTCGGCGCGGCGCTGCGCGCCGCCGGGTTCCGGGTGATCCCCAGCGATGCCAACTTCGTGCTGTTCGGCGCGTTCGCCGACGCACCGAGGGCCTGGCAGCTCTACCTCGACACCGGGATCCTCATCCGTGACGTCGGCATCGACGGCTATCTGCGGGCCACCATCGGGTTGGCCGCCGAGAACGACGCCCTGCTGGCGGCCAGTGCCGCCTTGGCCGGGACCGAGCTCACCCAACCGCAAGGAGTCCAGTGA